The Microbacterium horticulturae genome has a window encoding:
- a CDS encoding ParA family protein, translating to MEQPNDATVGTTFGRPAIGDSPIARELADLTARQRTLDQTTVQLTGRTRVITVSNQKGGVGKTTSVVNLAAALATAGARVLVIDLDPQGNASTALSITHTADTPSIYDVLIDEFPMADIIQTSPESELLTCAPSTIHLAGAEIELVSQVAREHRLRTALETYVDTVEDKPDFVLIDCPPSLGLLTINAFTAADEVLIPIQCEYYALEGLSQLLGNVRMIQKHLNQKLRVSTILLTMYDARTRLAQQVADEVRAHFPSEVLTTVIPRSVRVSEAPSFGQTVIAYDGQSAGAVAYREAAVEIIQRENAAASKEGGA from the coding sequence GTGGAACAACCCAATGACGCCACCGTTGGGACGACCTTCGGACGACCAGCCATCGGCGACAGCCCGATTGCACGAGAACTCGCAGACCTGACGGCTCGTCAGCGCACACTGGATCAGACAACCGTGCAATTGACGGGACGCACCAGAGTCATCACGGTGTCGAACCAGAAGGGCGGCGTCGGAAAGACGACCTCGGTGGTGAATCTGGCCGCCGCGTTGGCGACGGCCGGCGCTCGTGTTCTCGTCATCGATCTGGATCCGCAGGGGAATGCCTCAACGGCTCTCAGCATCACGCACACCGCCGACACGCCGAGCATCTACGACGTTCTCATCGACGAGTTTCCGATGGCCGACATCATCCAGACCAGCCCTGAGTCGGAGCTGTTGACGTGCGCACCGAGTACTATCCATCTCGCCGGTGCGGAGATCGAACTGGTGTCACAGGTTGCACGCGAACACCGGTTGCGTACCGCGCTCGAGACCTACGTCGACACCGTGGAGGATAAGCCGGACTTCGTCCTCATCGACTGCCCGCCCTCGCTCGGCCTACTGACGATCAACGCCTTCACTGCCGCCGACGAGGTGCTCATCCCGATTCAATGTGAGTACTACGCGCTGGAGGGACTCAGCCAGCTGCTCGGTAACGTACGGATGATTCAGAAGCATCTCAATCAGAAGCTTCGCGTCTCGACGATCCTCCTCACCATGTATGACGCGCGCACTCGTCTCGCTCAGCAGGTCGCGGACGAGGTGCGCGCGCACTTTCCCAGTGAGGTTTTGACAACGGTCATTCCCCGGTCAGTTCGTGTTTCCGAGGCGCCGAGCTTCGGACAGACGGTCATCGCCTACGACGGACAGTCGGCCGGGGCTGTGGCATACCGCGAAGCGGCGGTGGAGATCATCCAGCGTGAGAATGCGGCAGCATCGAAAGAAGGAGGCGCCTGA
- the rsmG gene encoding 16S rRNA (guanine(527)-N(7))-methyltransferase RsmG, translating to MLEPEPTAAGTVFGDRIDLARRFTAALARHGEERGLIGPLELPRLWTRHVLNSAVIAPFFSGRVGDVGSGAGLPGLVLAIARPDVEWVLIEPMERRVTWLSEQVAELGLENVEVVRARAEDWKHGSVLDAVTARAVSALRTLIPLTAPLVRDGGELIFLKGRSASAEIDAAEKQVRKFRLSEVRTEIVGDGILDEPSTVVRALVRAH from the coding sequence ATGCTGGAGCCCGAGCCGACTGCGGCCGGCACGGTCTTCGGCGACCGCATCGATCTCGCGCGGCGCTTCACTGCGGCACTCGCTCGTCACGGCGAAGAACGGGGTCTGATCGGGCCTCTGGAACTTCCCCGGCTTTGGACTCGGCACGTTCTGAACAGCGCCGTCATCGCGCCATTCTTCTCCGGACGCGTGGGTGACGTCGGGTCAGGTGCCGGGCTGCCGGGTCTCGTGCTGGCCATCGCACGGCCGGATGTCGAATGGGTTCTCATTGAGCCGATGGAACGGCGGGTCACGTGGCTGAGTGAGCAAGTCGCCGAGCTGGGGCTGGAGAACGTGGAAGTCGTTCGCGCACGGGCCGAGGACTGGAAACACGGATCTGTGCTCGACGCCGTGACCGCTCGCGCCGTGAGCGCCTTGCGCACGCTGATCCCGCTCACCGCGCCACTGGTGCGTGATGGCGGCGAACTGATCTTCTTGAAGGGCCGGAGTGCATCGGCAGAGATCGATGCGGCGGAGAAGCAGGTGCGCAAGTTCCGCCTATCGGAGGTCCGCACCGAGATCGTGGGCGATGGCATTCTCGATGAACCATCGACGGTTGTTCGAGCGCTGGTGCGCGCGCACTGA
- a CDS encoding protein jag, protein MSTTQIPSDHEATVEQLEQEGDVAADFIEGLLDIADLDGDLALDVRNGRAYVSVEAEDADSLRVLGDPETVQAVQELTRLAVQNQTGRFSRLILDIAGSRDARQQELSRLVDRAVARLDDGASQASLPAMSSYERKLVHDIVAERGLMSESYGEGADRHTVIRRA, encoded by the coding sequence ATGTCCACGACCCAGATCCCCAGCGATCACGAGGCCACGGTCGAGCAGCTCGAGCAGGAGGGCGACGTTGCCGCCGATTTCATCGAGGGTCTGCTCGATATCGCCGACCTCGACGGCGACCTTGCCCTCGATGTTCGCAACGGCCGCGCGTATGTCTCGGTCGAAGCGGAGGATGCCGACTCGCTGCGCGTGCTCGGTGATCCTGAAACCGTCCAAGCAGTACAGGAACTCACGCGTCTCGCGGTTCAGAATCAGACGGGTCGGTTCTCGCGTCTGATCCTGGACATCGCCGGTTCGCGGGATGCCCGACAGCAGGAGCTTTCCCGTCTCGTTGACCGCGCTGTCGCACGGCTCGACGATGGAGCATCGCAGGCATCGTTGCCCGCGATGTCGAGCTATGAGCGCAAGCTTGTGCACGACATCGTCGCTGAGCGAGGCCTCATGTCGGAGTCCTATGGCGAGGGTGCTGACCGTCACACCGTGATTCGTCGGGCGTGA
- the yidC gene encoding membrane protein insertase YidC produces MPDLLHLATSSPVATSTAAASSGGGFDPIGFVLWPLKWAVEAILVAFHWLFTLFGMNAASGLTWVLSIIGLVVVVRAALVPLFVKQIKSQRKMMEIAPELKKIQEKYKGKRDQLSREAMSRETMAMYKKNGTSPVSGCLPILVQMPVFFSLYSVLSSIKSNAEAGHGGIFWLTPELTQEFYNAKLFGVASLHESLQGTIQTKPEGWEITVTIMVTLVVLMIASQFFTQLQIVSKNLSPEARQGQAYKMQRMMVYILPFAFVFSGVFFPLGVVIYWFTSNIWTAVQQFMVIRNMPTPGSQAAKEREERLAKRGKALDAKGRVIPMEKYVAEQERLLEEAEKAKAAAPKRQQPVSKQRAKKQAQKNKPSGAPDNSGGSATSSS; encoded by the coding sequence GTGCCGGATCTTCTTCACCTCGCCACGAGCTCGCCCGTTGCCACGAGCACGGCCGCGGCGTCTTCCGGCGGCGGTTTCGACCCCATCGGCTTCGTTCTCTGGCCTCTCAAGTGGGCGGTCGAGGCCATCCTGGTGGCCTTCCATTGGCTCTTCACCCTCTTCGGGATGAACGCCGCTTCCGGTCTGACCTGGGTTTTGTCGATCATCGGGCTGGTCGTGGTCGTCCGCGCTGCGCTCGTGCCGCTGTTCGTCAAGCAGATCAAGAGCCAGCGCAAGATGATGGAGATCGCTCCCGAGCTCAAGAAGATCCAAGAGAAGTACAAGGGCAAGCGCGATCAGTTGTCTCGTGAGGCGATGAGCCGCGAGACGATGGCGATGTACAAGAAGAACGGCACCTCTCCGGTGTCGGGCTGTCTGCCGATTCTGGTGCAGATGCCCGTGTTCTTCTCGCTGTACAGCGTGCTCTCGTCGATCAAGTCGAACGCCGAGGCGGGCCATGGCGGGATCTTCTGGCTGACGCCCGAGTTGACGCAGGAGTTCTACAACGCGAAACTCTTCGGCGTCGCCTCGCTGCACGAGTCGCTGCAGGGCACGATCCAGACCAAGCCCGAGGGCTGGGAGATCACGGTCACCATCATGGTCACCCTGGTGGTCCTGATGATTGCATCGCAGTTCTTCACGCAGTTGCAGATCGTCTCGAAGAACCTGTCGCCCGAGGCGCGCCAGGGCCAGGCGTACAAGATGCAGCGGATGATGGTCTACATCCTCCCGTTCGCATTCGTGTTCTCGGGTGTGTTCTTCCCGCTCGGTGTGGTCATCTACTGGTTCACGAGCAACATCTGGACGGCCGTGCAGCAGTTCATGGTCATCCGCAACATGCCTACTCCCGGGTCGCAGGCCGCGAAGGAACGTGAGGAGCGCCTCGCCAAGCGCGGGAAGGCACTGGACGCCAAGGGCCGCGTCATTCCGATGGAGAAGTACGTCGCCGAGCAGGAGCGACTCCTCGAAGAGGCGGAAAAGGCGAAGGCAGCCGCTCCCAAGCGCCAGCAGCCAGTGAGCAAGCAGCGCGCGAAGAAGCAGGCACAGAAGAATAAGCCGTCAGGTGCGCCGGACAACTCCGGCGGATCCGCGACATCCTCATCCTGA
- the yidD gene encoding membrane protein insertion efficiency factor YidD yields the protein MSVATLPTGYVGHGGWRGIQFWRLLPLIPRNILLALLHAYRSTVSHAYGDVCRYYPTCSAYAVGAVQQHGAVIGGARAFWRILRCHPWASGGVDDVPPGRRFRFELTPHGFVVPLRKD from the coding sequence ATGAGCGTCGCCACCCTGCCGACGGGATATGTCGGTCACGGCGGCTGGCGCGGCATCCAATTCTGGCGTCTCCTGCCGCTCATCCCCCGCAACATCCTTCTCGCACTTCTGCACGCGTACCGCTCGACGGTCTCGCACGCGTATGGCGACGTGTGCAGGTACTACCCGACATGCTCGGCCTATGCGGTCGGCGCAGTTCAGCAGCACGGCGCGGTCATTGGTGGCGCCCGTGCATTCTGGCGCATTCTGCGCTGTCACCCCTGGGCGTCCGGAGGCGTCGACGACGTCCCTCCTGGCCGGCGCTTCCGCTTCGAGCTGACTCCGCACGGATTCGTCGTGCCCCTCAGAAAGGACTGA
- the rnpA gene encoding ribonuclease P protein component has protein sequence MLARPNRLTRGAEYKAVVRRGVKCAGRHTITYVVSSNEERAARFGFIVSKQVGTAVTRNTVRRRLKAVCAQALPGTRAGADVVIRALPSAARVDFRTLQAEVDRCLARRAA, from the coding sequence GTGCTCGCGAGGCCGAACAGGCTGACCCGCGGCGCGGAATACAAAGCCGTCGTCCGTCGGGGTGTGAAGTGTGCCGGTCGTCACACGATCACATATGTCGTCTCTTCCAATGAAGAGCGCGCGGCGCGGTTCGGCTTCATCGTGAGCAAACAGGTGGGAACCGCCGTCACGCGCAACACGGTGCGCCGACGGCTGAAGGCCGTCTGCGCACAGGCACTGCCCGGCACGCGTGCCGGCGCAGACGTCGTGATCCGTGCGTTGCCGAGTGCAGCTCGAGTCGACTTCCGGACTCTGCAAGCTGAAGTGGATCGTTGCCTGGCTCGGAGGGCGGCATGA
- the rpmH gene encoding 50S ribosomal protein L34 yields the protein MTKRTFQPNNRRRAKKHGFRARMRTRAGRAILSARRGKGRTELSA from the coding sequence ATGACCAAGCGCACCTTCCAGCCCAACAACCGCCGCCGCGCCAAGAAGCACGGTTTCCGCGCCCGCATGCGCACCCGCGCCGGCCGCGCCATTCTTTCGGCACGCCGCGGCAAGGGCCGCACCGAGCTCTCGGCCTGA
- the dnaA gene encoding chromosomal replication initiator protein DnaA, whose protein sequence is MAQQEIPDVPIWRTVVHLLEADDRVTPQMWGFLNLAVPQGVMGGILYIDVPNDLTASQINKRMRAPIMEALEHSGDEVTSFRVVVNPDLTDAHLTAVIPVQTAPTALLEDRIVPERNEPVAMPARSDTRLNPKYTFDSFVIGQSNRFAHAAAVAVAEAPAKAYNPLFVYGDSGLGKTHLLHAIGDYAQSMYAGIRVRYVSSEEFTNDFINSIANNRGAAFQARYRDVDILLIDDIQFLQGRAETQEAFFHTFNQLHDHDKQVVITSDVPPKHLTGFEDRMRSRFEWGLITDVQAPDLETRIAILRKKAQSERLQIPDEVLEYIATVVSSNIRELEGALIRVSAFASLNRSTLDMSLAQTVLRDIVDQDDANIISPTDIITATASYFKLSVDDLYGSSRSQQVAQARQIAMYLCRERTSLSLPKIGQLFGGRDHTTVMYAYKKISDLMKERRSIFNHVTDITAQLGRNAR, encoded by the coding sequence ATGGCGCAGCAGGAGATTCCAGACGTACCGATATGGCGCACGGTCGTCCACCTCCTGGAGGCCGACGATCGCGTCACCCCGCAGATGTGGGGCTTTCTCAATCTCGCCGTTCCGCAGGGCGTCATGGGCGGCATCCTCTACATCGACGTCCCCAACGATCTCACCGCTTCCCAGATCAACAAGAGGATGCGCGCGCCGATCATGGAAGCGCTCGAGCACTCCGGCGACGAGGTCACCTCGTTTCGCGTCGTCGTGAACCCCGATCTCACCGACGCACATCTGACCGCCGTCATCCCGGTCCAGACGGCACCCACCGCACTCCTCGAAGACCGCATCGTGCCCGAGCGCAACGAACCGGTTGCGATGCCGGCGCGCAGCGACACCCGACTGAACCCGAAGTACACGTTCGACAGCTTCGTCATCGGTCAGTCCAATCGTTTCGCCCACGCCGCCGCGGTGGCCGTCGCCGAGGCACCCGCCAAGGCCTACAACCCGCTGTTCGTCTACGGCGACTCGGGCCTCGGCAAGACGCACCTGCTGCACGCCATCGGCGACTATGCGCAGAGCATGTATGCGGGCATCCGTGTCCGCTACGTCTCCAGCGAAGAGTTCACCAACGACTTCATCAACTCGATTGCGAACAACCGCGGCGCAGCGTTCCAGGCCCGTTACCGCGACGTCGACATCCTTCTCATCGACGACATCCAATTTCTGCAAGGGCGCGCCGAGACCCAAGAGGCCTTCTTCCACACTTTCAACCAGCTGCATGATCACGACAAGCAGGTCGTGATCACCAGCGATGTGCCTCCGAAGCATCTCACCGGTTTCGAGGACCGCATGCGCAGCCGCTTCGAATGGGGTCTCATCACCGACGTGCAGGCGCCCGACCTCGAAACGCGCATTGCGATCCTCCGCAAGAAGGCGCAGAGCGAGCGCCTGCAGATCCCCGATGAGGTGCTCGAATACATCGCGACGGTGGTGTCGTCGAACATCCGTGAACTCGAGGGGGCACTCATCCGCGTCTCCGCATTCGCGAGTCTGAATCGTTCGACCCTCGACATGTCTCTCGCCCAGACCGTGCTGCGCGACATCGTCGATCAAGACGATGCGAACATCATCTCGCCGACCGACATCATCACGGCCACCGCCTCGTACTTCAAGCTGTCGGTCGACGACCTGTACGGTTCGAGCCGTTCGCAACAGGTCGCCCAAGCGCGCCAGATCGCGATGTATCTCTGCCGAGAGCGCACGAGTCTGTCGCTGCCGAAGATCGGGCAGCTGTTCGGTGGTCGCGACCACACCACCGTCATGTACGCGTACAAGAAGATCAGCGACCTCATGAAGGAGCGCCGCTCGATCTTCAATCACGTCACCGACATCACGGCTCAGCTGGGCCGAAACGCCCGCTGA
- the dnaN gene encoding DNA polymerase III subunit beta translates to MKFHVGRDVFSEAVSFVVKLLPQRNPQPILAGVLIEAGDDGLSLSAFDYEASARTTIEASVDEPGTILVHGRLLSDIASRLPNAPIQVEVEDDGIALTCGSARFMLASMPVQEYPAIPEVTGESGLVPAEDFATAISQVAFAASRDDVTPVLTGVQLEVSGTQLSLVATDRYRVALRDIPWDSGSAASEESTSALVPARTLTEVGKTFSHGGEISISFSGSGDREIIAFTSGDKTVTSLLIKGNFPPVRRLFPEQTEHHAVVNTADLAEAVRRVSLVLDRSAPLRFTFTGDSVSMDASGTEQARANESVEATLVGEDVTLGLNPQYLLEALGAVRSEFTRITFTSAENQNKLSPVLITPQTSVEKGGEDTFRYLLQPNLLLR, encoded by the coding sequence GTGAAGTTCCACGTAGGTCGCGATGTCTTCAGCGAGGCCGTGTCATTCGTCGTGAAGCTGCTCCCGCAGCGCAACCCGCAGCCGATCCTCGCCGGCGTGCTGATCGAGGCGGGTGACGACGGCCTCTCGCTGTCGGCGTTCGACTACGAGGCATCCGCCCGCACCACGATCGAAGCGAGTGTCGACGAGCCCGGCACCATCCTCGTGCACGGTCGGCTGCTCTCCGATATCGCGAGCAGGCTGCCCAACGCGCCGATCCAGGTCGAAGTCGAAGACGACGGCATCGCGCTGACCTGCGGTTCGGCCCGGTTCATGCTCGCGTCGATGCCGGTGCAGGAATACCCTGCCATTCCCGAGGTCACCGGCGAGTCCGGGCTGGTCCCCGCCGAGGACTTCGCCACGGCGATCTCGCAGGTGGCATTCGCCGCGTCGCGCGACGACGTGACGCCAGTGCTCACCGGCGTGCAGCTCGAGGTCAGCGGAACGCAGCTGAGCCTGGTAGCCACTGATCGTTACCGTGTCGCCCTGCGCGACATCCCCTGGGACAGCGGATCGGCCGCATCCGAAGAGAGCACGTCCGCGCTCGTGCCGGCACGCACGCTCACCGAGGTCGGCAAGACGTTCTCACACGGCGGCGAGATCTCGATCTCCTTCTCAGGCTCGGGCGATCGCGAGATCATCGCGTTCACCTCGGGCGACAAGACGGTCACGTCTCTGCTGATCAAGGGCAATTTCCCGCCGGTGCGGCGACTTTTCCCCGAGCAGACCGAGCACCACGCGGTGGTCAACACCGCCGACCTCGCCGAGGCCGTGCGCCGCGTGTCGCTGGTGCTCGACCGCTCTGCGCCGCTGCGGTTCACGTTCACGGGCGACAGCGTCTCGATGGATGCCTCGGGCACCGAGCAGGCGCGGGCGAACGAGTCGGTCGAAGCGACGCTGGTGGGCGAGGATGTCACGCTCGGTCTCAACCCGCAGTATCTGCTCGAGGCGCTCGGTGCGGTCCGCAGCGAGTTCACGCGCATCACGTTCACCTCGGCCGAGAACCAGAACAAGCTCAGCCCGGTGCTGATCACTCCGCAGACCTCGGTCGAGAAGGGTGGCGAAGACACCTTCCGCTACCTGCTGCAGCCGAACCTCCTTCTGCGCTGA
- the recF gene encoding DNA replication/repair protein RecF (All proteins in this family for which functions are known are DNA-binding proteins that assist the filamentation of RecA onto DNA for the initiation of recombination or recombinational repair.) yields the protein MIVEQLSLVDFRNYAAADVTLQAGPNVFVGRNGQGKTNLAEAIAYFATLGSHRVSTDAPMVRRGADAAIVRARLAHGPRRIVLEVQVNKQGSNKARVNGSPIRPAELPRYAQVVLFAPEDLQIVRGDPSTRRRFMDQLLTQRAPRMSSVLGDYDRVVRQRNALLKSAKARGIRGDQLSTLEVWDDKLITLGAQLIDARARLADELAAPLAAAYAAIAGADHDPGLGWALSIDGADPDEDETEVDAAAGGSTQDRFRAALAAKRSTELERGLTLVGPHRDDLILRLRGLPVKGYASHGESWSVALGLRLASAELLRAESQLGDPIVILDDVFAELDSDRRARLAALVADYEQVIVTAAVEPDIPDALRAHVVHVEAGTIIDPEHPALGHAGAEVDAARTEVGAELRHPTAESADDGR from the coding sequence GTGATCGTCGAGCAGCTGAGCCTGGTGGATTTCCGCAATTATGCGGCCGCCGATGTGACGCTGCAGGCAGGTCCGAATGTCTTCGTCGGTCGCAACGGACAGGGCAAGACCAACCTCGCCGAAGCCATCGCCTATTTCGCCACCTTGGGATCGCACCGTGTGTCGACCGACGCGCCCATGGTGCGCCGCGGCGCCGATGCCGCCATCGTCCGTGCCCGCCTCGCGCACGGCCCCCGGCGCATCGTGCTCGAGGTGCAGGTCAACAAACAGGGATCCAACAAGGCCCGCGTCAACGGGTCGCCGATCCGACCCGCCGAGCTGCCGCGCTACGCGCAGGTCGTGCTGTTCGCCCCCGAAGACCTGCAGATCGTCCGCGGCGACCCGTCGACCCGTCGGCGGTTCATGGATCAGCTGCTCACCCAGCGCGCCCCGCGCATGTCTTCCGTGCTCGGCGACTACGACCGGGTGGTCCGGCAGCGCAACGCCCTGCTGAAATCGGCGAAGGCCCGGGGAATCCGCGGCGACCAGCTGTCGACGCTCGAGGTGTGGGACGACAAGCTCATCACGCTCGGCGCGCAACTCATCGACGCGCGGGCCCGCCTCGCTGATGAGCTCGCGGCCCCGCTGGCAGCCGCATACGCTGCGATCGCCGGCGCGGATCATGACCCCGGCCTCGGCTGGGCGCTCTCGATCGACGGCGCCGACCCCGACGAAGACGAGACGGAAGTGGATGCCGCAGCCGGCGGCTCAACACAGGATCGGTTCCGTGCAGCCCTCGCCGCAAAGCGCTCCACCGAGCTCGAGCGTGGGCTCACGCTCGTCGGCCCGCACCGTGACGATCTCATCCTGCGTCTGCGCGGGCTGCCGGTGAAGGGCTACGCGTCGCACGGTGAATCCTGGTCGGTGGCGCTCGGTCTCCGCCTGGCATCCGCCGAGCTGCTGCGCGCCGAGTCGCAGCTGGGTGACCCGATCGTCATCCTCGACGACGTGTTCGCCGAGCTCGATTCCGATCGCCGTGCCCGGCTCGCAGCCCTCGTCGCCGACTACGAGCAGGTGATCGTCACCGCGGCGGTCGAGCCCGACATCCCCGACGCCCTGCGCGCGCACGTGGTGCACGTCGAGGCCGGCACGATCATCGACCCGGAGCATCCTGCTCTCGGGCACGCCGGTGCAGAGGTCGACGCCGCACGGACAGAAGTCGGCGCCGAGCTGCGGCATCCCACCGCCGAGAGCGCTGATGATGGACGGTGA
- a CDS encoding DUF721 domain-containing protein, with translation MDGENDEVPETLATYLRLRGLEPSPRSKRRRRKRGGQDDENIPFAPGRDPKGVGDVLDKLTHDAGWDEPLARADLVRQWGEVAGTDTAQHTRPVALADGMLTIQCDSTAWAKQLQLMRAHILTQILQLFPDAGVSSLRFIGPDVPSWKWGPRAVPGRGPRDTYG, from the coding sequence ATGGACGGTGAGAACGACGAGGTCCCCGAGACTCTCGCCACGTATCTGCGTCTGCGCGGGCTCGAGCCGTCGCCGCGGTCGAAGCGTCGGCGACGCAAGCGCGGCGGTCAAGACGACGAGAACATCCCGTTCGCGCCCGGCCGCGACCCGAAAGGCGTGGGCGACGTGCTCGACAAGCTCACCCACGACGCGGGCTGGGACGAACCGCTGGCCCGCGCCGACCTCGTACGGCAGTGGGGCGAGGTCGCCGGCACCGACACCGCGCAGCACACACGACCCGTCGCCTTGGCCGATGGGATGCTGACGATCCAATGCGATTCGACCGCGTGGGCCAAGCAGCTGCAGCTCATGCGCGCGCACATCCTCACGCAGATTCTGCAGCTCTTCCCCGATGCGGGAGTGTCAAGCCTCCGCTTCATCGGGCCTGACGTCCCCTCCTGGAAATGGGGTCCGAGAGCCGTTCCAGGGCGTGGTCCGCGCGATACCTACGGGTAG
- the gyrB gene encoding DNA topoisomerase (ATP-hydrolyzing) subunit B: MTSDTPENESAQADDQQGDAEQQPKAVTPKPAKSDYGADAIQVLEGLEAVRKRPGMYIGSTGERGLHHLVQEIVDNSVDEALAGYCDTINVTILPDGGIRCVDNGRGIPVAPHASDPTKSTVEVVLTVLHAGGKFGGGGYAVSGGLHGVGSSVVNALSTRFEVEVKREGYAWRQVFADGGFPQGPLERGEETDETGTIITFWPDASIFDTVEFDYDTLRVRFQQMAFLNKGLSITLADEREKAIEIEDVEGEEVITQRHDTFLYERGLVDYVEYLNRVRKSEQVHEEIIDFESEDTVRKISLEVAMQWTTSYTENVFTFANTINTHEGGTHEEGFRAALTTLVNKYARANNLLKEKDDNLSGEDVREGLTAVISVKLSEPQFEGQTKTKLGNTEAKAFVQKVVGDRLGDWFDRNPSSAKNIVRKAIDASSARMAARKARETARRKSVFESASMPDKLKDCTSKDPSISEIFLVEGDSAGGSAVQGRDPHTQAILSLRGKILNVERARLDRALSNNEIQAMIQAFGTGIGEDFDLDKARYHKIVLMADADVDGQHITTLLLTLLFRYMRGLIEAGFVYLAMPPLYRLKWTNAPHEYVYSDAERDGLLTDGLAGGKRIPKENGIQRYKGLGEMNPKELWETTMDPTTRTLRQVTIDDAAAADEIFSVLMGEDVESRRTFIQRNAKDVRFLDI; this comes from the coding sequence ATGACGTCAGATACACCGGAGAACGAGTCCGCGCAGGCAGACGACCAGCAAGGCGACGCAGAGCAGCAGCCGAAGGCCGTCACCCCGAAACCCGCGAAGTCCGACTACGGTGCCGACGCGATCCAGGTGCTCGAAGGGCTTGAGGCCGTCCGCAAGCGGCCCGGCATGTACATCGGCTCGACCGGTGAGCGCGGCCTGCACCATCTCGTACAGGAGATCGTCGACAACTCGGTCGATGAGGCCCTGGCCGGGTACTGCGACACGATCAACGTGACGATCCTGCCCGACGGCGGCATCCGCTGCGTCGACAACGGCCGCGGCATCCCGGTTGCTCCGCACGCATCCGACCCCACCAAGTCCACCGTCGAGGTCGTGCTGACCGTGCTGCACGCCGGCGGCAAGTTCGGCGGCGGCGGATATGCCGTCTCCGGCGGACTCCACGGCGTCGGCTCGTCGGTGGTCAACGCGCTTTCCACCCGGTTCGAGGTCGAGGTCAAGCGCGAGGGCTATGCCTGGCGCCAGGTCTTCGCCGACGGCGGGTTCCCGCAGGGGCCCCTGGAGCGGGGCGAAGAGACCGATGAGACCGGAACGATCATCACGTTCTGGCCCGACGCGTCGATCTTCGACACCGTCGAGTTCGACTACGACACGCTGCGCGTGCGCTTCCAGCAGATGGCGTTCCTGAACAAGGGGCTGAGCATCACGCTCGCGGACGAGCGTGAGAAGGCCATCGAGATCGAGGACGTCGAGGGCGAAGAGGTCATCACCCAGCGCCACGACACGTTCCTCTACGAGCGGGGACTCGTCGACTATGTCGAGTACCTCAACAGGGTGCGCAAGAGCGAACAGGTGCACGAGGAGATCATCGACTTCGAGTCGGAAGACACCGTCCGCAAGATCTCGCTCGAGGTCGCGATGCAGTGGACCACGAGCTACACCGAGAACGTCTTCACGTTCGCGAACACGATCAACACGCACGAGGGCGGAACGCACGAAGAGGGCTTCCGTGCTGCACTGACGACCCTGGTGAACAAGTACGCCCGTGCGAACAACCTGCTGAAGGAGAAGGATGACAACCTCTCCGGCGAGGACGTCCGCGAGGGCCTGACCGCCGTGATCTCGGTCAAGCTCTCCGAGCCGCAGTTCGAGGGACAGACCAAGACCAAGCTCGGCAACACCGAGGCGAAGGCGTTCGTGCAGAAGGTCGTCGGCGATCGGCTCGGCGACTGGTTCGACCGCAACCCCAGCTCGGCGAAGAACATCGTGCGCAAGGCGATCGACGCGTCGAGCGCGCGCATGGCGGCACGCAAAGCGCGTGAGACCGCTCGTCGCAAGAGTGTCTTCGAGTCGGCATCCATGCCCGACAAACTCAAGGACTGCACGAGTAAAGATCCCTCGATCAGCGAGATCTTCCTCGTGGAGGGCGACTCGGCCGGCGGCTCAGCGGTGCAGGGCCGTGACCCGCACACCCAGGCGATCCTGTCGCTGCGCGGCAAGATCCTCAACGTCGAGCGTGCGCGTCTTGACCGCGCGCTGTCGAACAACGAGATCCAGGCGATGATCCAGGCCTTCGGCACGGGCATCGGCGAGGACTTCGACCTCGACAAGGCCCGGTACCACAAGATCGTGCTGATGGCCGATGCCGATGTGGACGGCCAGCACATCACGACGCTGCTGCTGACGCTGCTGTTCCGGTACATGCGCGGCCTCATCGAGGCTGGCTTCGTGTACCTGGCGATGCCGCCGCTGTACCGCCTGAAGTGGACGAACGCGCCGCACGAGTATGTGTACTCCGACGCTGAGCGCGACGGCCTTCTGACTGACGGGCTCGCCGGCGGCAAGCGGATCCCGAAGGAGAACGGCATCCAGCGCTACAAGGGTCTCGGTGAGATGAACCCGAAGGAGCTCTGGGAGACGACGATGGACCCGACGACGCGCACGCTGCGTCAGGTCACGATCGACGACGCTGCAGCGGCTGACGAGATCTTCTCAGTCCTCATGGGCGAAGACGTCGAGTCGCGCCGCACCTTCATCCAGCGCAACGCGAAAGACGTGCGCTTCCTCGACATCTGA